One window of Halalkalicoccus subterraneus genomic DNA carries:
- a CDS encoding PaaI family thioesterase, producing the protein MTDLAVDSGFLQAYIDDHHEFLSWLGARVDSLEEGRMVMSIPYDDKLTNAHPEGRDVRPEINGGVAATLVDTAGGLALRTTLDDPFEGGVATINLNVNYLERATSDLTATAEVIRAGGSVGVSEITVESETPEGRAPIATGQGAYRLFRAD; encoded by the coding sequence ATGACCGACCTCGCCGTCGACAGCGGGTTCCTCCAAGCGTACATCGACGACCACCACGAGTTCCTCTCGTGGCTCGGCGCGCGCGTCGATTCCCTCGAGGAGGGCCGGATGGTCATGTCGATCCCGTATGACGACAAGCTCACCAACGCCCACCCGGAGGGCCGCGACGTCCGCCCGGAGATCAACGGCGGGGTCGCCGCCACGCTGGTCGATACCGCCGGCGGGCTAGCGCTGCGGACGACCCTCGACGACCCCTTCGAGGGCGGCGTGGCGACGATCAACCTGAACGTCAACTACCTCGAACGCGCGACCAGCGACCTCACGGCCACGGCGGAGGTGATCCGCGCCGGGGGGAGCGTCGGGGTGAGCGAGATCACCGTCGAGAGCGAGACGCCGGAGGGGCGCGCCCCCATCGCGACCGGTCAGGGCGCCTACCGGCTGTTCCGTGCCGACTGA
- a CDS encoding GNAT family N-acetyltransferase: MTTTLRPATAEDAPEIARIYAPFVEDSAVSFETHPPAEAEIGTRIATTTEHHPWLVCEADGIVGYASAGAHRDREAYRWSADVSVYVDPAHHRRGIARGLYGALFALLREQGFVTAYAGIALPNPASTGFHESAGFEPVGTYRGVGYKNGSWHDVRWYEKRLCERPADPDPPTPYPALAGSTIERALAAGRSRLE; this comes from the coding sequence ATGACGACGACGTTGCGGCCCGCGACCGCCGAGGACGCCCCCGAAATCGCCCGGATTTACGCCCCGTTCGTCGAGGACTCGGCCGTCTCCTTCGAAACCCACCCGCCGGCCGAGGCGGAGATCGGCACGCGGATCGCCACCACCACCGAACACCACCCGTGGCTCGTCTGCGAGGCCGACGGGATCGTCGGGTACGCCTCCGCCGGCGCCCATCGTGATCGCGAGGCGTACCGCTGGTCGGCCGACGTCTCGGTCTACGTCGATCCGGCCCATCATCGCCGGGGGATCGCCCGTGGGCTGTATGGCGCGCTGTTCGCGCTCCTTCGCGAACAGGGGTTCGTCACCGCCTACGCGGGGATCGCACTTCCGAATCCCGCGAGCACGGGCTTTCACGAGTCGGCGGGGTTCGAACCCGTCGGGACCTACCGTGGCGTCGGCTACAAGAACGGTTCCTGGCACGACGTCCGGTGGTACGAAAAGCGCCTTTGCGAGCGTCCGGCCGATCCCGATCCGCCGACGCCGTATCCGGCACTCGCCGGATCCACTATCGAGCGCGCGCTCGCGGCCGGCCGATCACGCCTCGAGTGA
- a CDS encoding 30S ribosomal protein S6e, giving the protein MADFKVVVSDPETGATYQRDVDGQDANRFLGRDLGDEVDGGAVGLSDYSLELTGGSDTAGRPLRSDVSGPALKQVLLTGGTGYKPQRDGERKRVTVRGREISEEVVQINAKISAYGDESVEDLFSEDGDDEDDDDDDE; this is encoded by the coding sequence ATGGCAGACTTCAAGGTCGTCGTCTCGGACCCCGAAACGGGTGCGACCTACCAGCGCGACGTAGATGGTCAAGACGCGAACCGGTTCCTCGGTCGGGACCTCGGCGACGAGGTCGACGGAGGCGCTGTCGGCCTCTCCGACTACTCGCTCGAACTCACCGGCGGCTCGGACACCGCCGGCCGTCCCCTTCGCTCGGACGTCTCGGGCCCCGCTCTCAAGCAGGTGCTTCTCACCGGTGGCACCGGCTACAAGCCCCAGCGCGACGGCGAGCGAAAGCGCGTCACCGTCCGCGGGCGCGAGATCAGCGAGGAAGTCGTTCAGATCAACGCCAAGATCAGCGCCTACGGCGACGAGAGCGTCGAGGACCTGTTCAGCGAGGACGGCGACGACGAAGACGACGACGACGACGACGAGTAA
- a CDS encoding carbohydrate kinase family protein, with the protein MSDLEVVAVGSALVDRLYALSNLPEPDGGAFVRGETTAFGGVAANVASALARLGRDAGVVSRVGDDADGDRVLADLRERGVDASRVRRGDEPTSYSMILRDPDGERMIVAGGESVPNLRLREGDYEYLRRADVIFTSAYAPDRVTRELAAAHTLPPLVCDLPGPLSELDGRATRPATIDDLAAHCDLLVMNEVSARSYLDAGPRGSIRELRERGVRRAAITRGADGALLFDGAAVTEIDAFEVDVVDTTGAGDAFTAGLIHAWLLEGQPAAEAGRFAAATAACNCTAEGARGGLASASDVRSFLDSR; encoded by the coding sequence ATGAGCGACCTCGAAGTGGTGGCGGTCGGGAGCGCGCTCGTGGACCGGCTCTACGCGCTGTCGAACCTCCCCGAGCCCGACGGCGGCGCGTTCGTCCGCGGGGAGACCACCGCGTTCGGTGGCGTCGCCGCGAACGTGGCGAGCGCGCTCGCGCGGCTGGGTCGCGACGCGGGCGTGGTCTCGCGCGTCGGCGACGACGCCGACGGCGACCGGGTGCTCGCGGACCTCCGCGAGCGTGGAGTCGACGCCAGCCGGGTCCGCCGCGGCGACGAACCGACCTCCTATTCGATGATCCTGCGCGATCCCGACGGCGAGCGGATGATCGTCGCAGGGGGCGAAAGCGTCCCCAACCTCCGGCTCCGCGAGGGCGACTACGAGTACCTCCGGCGGGCCGACGTGATCTTCACCAGCGCGTATGCCCCCGATCGGGTGACCCGCGAGCTCGCGGCCGCTCATACGTTACCGCCGCTGGTGTGCGATCTCCCGGGGCCGCTGTCGGAGCTCGACGGCCGCGCGACCCGGCCGGCGACTATCGACGACCTCGCTGCGCACTGTGACCTCCTCGTGATGAACGAGGTCTCGGCCCGGTCGTATCTGGATGCCGGCCCGCGCGGGTCGATCCGCGAGCTCCGTGAACGCGGCGTCCGGCGGGCCGCGATCACCCGCGGCGCGGACGGTGCCCTGCTGTTCGACGGGGCGGCGGTAACGGAGATCGACGCCTTCGAGGTCGACGTCGTCGACACGACCGGTGCGGGCGACGCCTTCACCGCAGGGCTGATCCACGCGTGGCTGCTTGAGGGACAACCCGCGGCCGAGGCGGGGCGGTTCGCCGCGGCGACCGCGGCGTGCAACTGTACCGCGGAGGGGGCACGCGGCGGCCTGGCGAGCGCCTCCGACGTCCGGAGCTTTCTGGACTCCCGTTAG
- a CDS encoding universal stress protein, with protein sequence MKLLLGIGGSDDSWRALSRTAERAAEADDSLTVAILENPDSEMSPEEIEGKVEKTLSEHDVEAEIRHVEGDPGAMLVEIGDGEGYDQIVLGGGQRSPMGKISVGQVAEFVVLNAETSVTLVR encoded by the coding sequence ATGAAACTGCTGTTGGGTATCGGTGGTAGCGACGACTCCTGGCGGGCGCTCTCGCGGACCGCCGAACGCGCCGCGGAGGCGGACGACTCGCTCACCGTCGCTATCCTCGAAAACCCCGACTCGGAGATGTCCCCCGAAGAGATCGAGGGAAAGGTCGAAAAGACCCTCTCGGAGCACGACGTCGAGGCCGAGATCCGTCACGTCGAGGGCGATCCCGGCGCGATGCTCGTCGAGATCGGCGACGGTGAGGGCTACGACCAGATCGTCCTCGGGGGCGGTCAGCGAAGCCCGATGGGGAAGATCAGTGTCGGACAGGTCGCGGAGTTCGTCGTGTTGAACGCCGAAACCAGCGTCACGTTGGTCAGATAG
- a CDS encoding DHH family phosphoesterase, which translates to MDESLIEDDLALPRKSILPGAGFFYPDEFEEAAEDAAAEEVLDGVETAVIADPDADGLACVAILREVYGAAALLPTSPHEIEDSLERVAEYADEGVRLFVCDLCPDKYEYVDEELDAAIDTASDVRWFDHHQWGDEVAEQVRAAGADLVVGDSDEECTADVAVRALDSEIPRHLVELAAVTRDHDLWLREDPRSDDLADFSYWSDPEDYVEIVAEHGPDLPEDVLDFLAEKRVEKEALIELAVKRSELKEVGPWTVGVTYGRCSQNEVAEAMREQGADASVIVKPAGSASIRGTEAFQRCHEVAGQVNGGGHPKAAGCKPDIYEDMLDYAHHWTTRGATTKRVILDAFLNLEGDHGTEADGESLEA; encoded by the coding sequence ATGGACGAATCCCTCATCGAGGACGATCTGGCTCTCCCGCGCAAGTCGATCCTGCCGGGCGCGGGCTTTTTCTACCCCGACGAGTTCGAGGAGGCCGCCGAGGACGCCGCCGCCGAGGAGGTGCTCGACGGCGTCGAGACCGCAGTCATCGCCGACCCCGACGCCGACGGGCTGGCCTGCGTCGCGATCCTTCGAGAAGTGTACGGCGCGGCCGCACTGCTCCCGACGAGCCCACACGAGATCGAGGATTCACTGGAGCGGGTCGCCGAGTACGCCGACGAGGGGGTCAGGCTGTTCGTCTGTGACCTCTGTCCGGACAAGTACGAGTACGTCGACGAGGAGCTCGACGCCGCGATCGACACCGCAAGCGACGTGCGCTGGTTCGACCACCACCAGTGGGGCGACGAGGTCGCAGAACAGGTCCGTGCGGCCGGTGCGGACCTCGTCGTCGGCGATAGCGACGAGGAGTGTACCGCCGACGTGGCGGTGCGCGCCCTCGATTCCGAGATCCCCCGCCACCTCGTCGAACTGGCGGCCGTCACGCGCGATCACGACCTCTGGCTTCGCGAGGACCCCCGCAGCGACGATCTGGCCGATTTCTCCTACTGGTCGGACCCCGAGGACTACGTGGAGATCGTCGCCGAACACGGGCCGGATCTGCCCGAAGACGTGCTCGACTTTCTCGCCGAGAAACGCGTCGAGAAGGAGGCGTTGATCGAACTGGCGGTCAAACGAAGCGAGCTGAAGGAGGTCGGCCCGTGGACCGTCGGCGTCACCTACGGGCGCTGCTCGCAGAACGAGGTCGCGGAAGCCATGCGCGAGCAGGGTGCCGACGCCTCGGTGATCGTCAAACCCGCGGGGTCGGCCTCCATTCGCGGCACGGAAGCGTTCCAGCGATGTCACGAGGTCGCGGGGCAGGTCAACGGCGGTGGTCACCCGAAGGCGGCGGGCTGCAAGCCCGACATCTACGAGGACATGCTGGATTACGCCCACCACTGGACGACCCGCGGCGCGACCACCAAACGGGTGATCCTCGACGCGTTTCTGAACCTCGAAGGCGACCACGGGACGGAAGCCGACGGGGAGTCACTCGAGGCGTGA
- a CDS encoding BtpA/SgcQ family protein, whose protein sequence is MHLDAIGSDKPIIGMVHLPALPGAPAYDGDFEAVREAAVRDARRLESGGVDALMVENFGDAPFYPEDVPKHVVASMTRVAGDLREAVDLPLGINVLRNDAAAALSVANAAGAGFVRVNVHVGARVTDQGIVEGRAHETMRLRERLESDVAVLADIDVKHSAPLAERAPDEPEGEEVAEAIERGLAEGLVVSGAGTGHAVAGDHLSATVAARDERGLDAPVFVGSGVTAETVAEVLDAADGAIVGTALKEGGETTAPVDEERVRELVAVADEAR, encoded by the coding sequence ATGCACCTCGACGCGATCGGTTCCGATAAGCCGATCATCGGTATGGTTCACCTCCCGGCACTACCCGGCGCGCCGGCGTACGACGGCGACTTCGAGGCGGTCCGCGAGGCCGCCGTGCGCGACGCGCGCCGGCTCGAATCGGGCGGCGTCGACGCCCTGATGGTCGAGAACTTCGGGGACGCACCCTTCTACCCCGAGGACGTCCCGAAACACGTGGTCGCGTCGATGACCCGGGTGGCAGGCGATCTCCGGGAGGCGGTCGACCTCCCGCTGGGGATCAACGTCCTGCGAAACGACGCCGCGGCCGCCCTCTCGGTCGCGAACGCGGCCGGCGCCGGGTTCGTCCGGGTGAACGTCCACGTCGGCGCGCGGGTGACCGATCAAGGGATCGTCGAGGGGCGGGCACACGAGACCATGCGCCTGCGCGAGCGTCTCGAAAGCGACGTCGCCGTCCTCGCCGATATCGACGTGAAACACTCCGCGCCGCTTGCCGAGCGCGCACCCGACGAGCCGGAAGGGGAGGAGGTGGCCGAAGCGATCGAGCGCGGGCTCGCCGAGGGGCTCGTCGTCAGCGGCGCCGGCACGGGCCACGCCGTCGCCGGCGATCACCTCTCGGCGACGGTCGCGGCCCGCGACGAGCGGGGGCTGGACGCGCCGGTGTTCGTCGGGAGCGGCGTCACCGCCGAAACGGTCGCCGAGGTGCTCGACGCCGCGGACGGGGCCATCGTCGGCACCGCGCTCAAGGAGGGCGGCGAGACGACCGCTCCCGTGGACGAGGAGCGAGTCAGGGAACTCGTGGCCGTCGCCGACGAGGCCCGCTGA
- a CDS encoding DUF5807 family protein → MSRLEEFLAGERPEDVAIHLAEDVVDDLGKLAEYGEDAGDGIVLVVPGESGRNAFSKVAGTDAMAFAKEAMDAEGAIDADLARGACPACGSDDVRFTFAFAEAENEEVGGIYAEGDVIHAYAQCGCGTAFSDRWVAGER, encoded by the coding sequence ATGAGCCGCCTCGAGGAGTTCCTCGCGGGCGAGCGCCCCGAGGACGTCGCGATCCATCTCGCCGAGGACGTCGTCGACGATCTCGGCAAGCTCGCCGAGTACGGCGAGGACGCGGGGGACGGGATCGTGTTGGTCGTCCCCGGCGAGAGCGGGCGTAACGCCTTCTCAAAAGTCGCCGGCACGGACGCGATGGCGTTCGCGAAGGAGGCGATGGACGCCGAGGGCGCGATCGACGCCGACCTCGCCAGGGGAGCGTGTCCGGCCTGCGGTTCGGATGACGTCCGATTCACGTTCGCCTTCGCCGAGGCGGAAAACGAGGAGGTCGGCGGCATCTACGCCGAGGGCGACGTGATCCACGCCTACGCCCAGTGTGGCTGTGGCACCGCTTTTTCCGACCGCTGGGTCGCCGGCGAGCGCTGA
- a CDS encoding DUF5806 family protein has product MPNPSSSDPETDDEPTGTDETAGSAPSTDDSDTPDDVRRYARFTKMDGAAYDRVNGFLRDRTYVTAREWAIARLCADFRTETGVEMTKIGENLPELVPFMTDTYSPQAVNQARASFEEKVTKSGATFLYGAMSGFFTAEELDDLMYEVTEVAKFLLEVEGADLAANDELDVEDRISEVMRDVRRSSERFRAEETGHDHETCPHCGEELE; this is encoded by the coding sequence ATGCCCAACCCTTCGTCCTCCGATCCCGAGACCGACGACGAACCGACCGGCACGGACGAGACGGCCGGATCGGCACCCTCGACGGACGACTCGGATACCCCGGACGACGTGCGCCGCTACGCTCGCTTCACCAAGATGGACGGGGCGGCCTACGACCGGGTCAACGGCTTCCTCCGGGACCGCACCTACGTTACCGCCCGCGAGTGGGCCATCGCCCGGCTGTGTGCGGACTTCCGTACTGAGACCGGCGTCGAGATGACCAAGATCGGGGAGAACCTGCCCGAACTGGTGCCCTTCATGACCGATACCTACTCGCCCCAAGCCGTCAATCAGGCCCGGGCCTCCTTCGAGGAGAAGGTCACCAAATCCGGCGCGACCTTCCTCTACGGCGCGATGAGCGGCTTTTTCACCGCCGAGGAGCTCGACGACCTGATGTACGAGGTCACGGAGGTCGCGAAGTTCCTGCTCGAAGTCGAGGGCGCGGATCTGGCCGCGAACGACGAACTCGACGTCGAGGACCGCATTTCGGAGGTGATGCGCGACGTTCGGCGTTCGAGCGAGCGCTTTCGCGCCGAGGAGACCGGCCACGACCACGAAACCTGCCCGCACTGTGGCGAGGAACTGGAGTAG
- a CDS encoding DUF7112 family protein yields the protein MDRISSENPAVETLRATVARHGARRKRIDLPEGSLPAGEVVRLVIDGTTYHAKVEGGFADGPHVSGAYDGPDMAREGSGTNRLGEWLEEAGRPVGGSVLLDTIEPEFAYGLRKPGEEVVYEAVEKPKESLANIARDLEDS from the coding sequence ATGGACCGAATTTCGAGCGAGAACCCGGCAGTCGAGACGCTGCGCGCCACGGTCGCCCGTCACGGCGCGCGCCGAAAACGGATCGACCTGCCCGAGGGCTCGCTGCCAGCGGGTGAGGTCGTCCGCCTCGTCATCGACGGAACGACCTATCATGCGAAGGTCGAGGGCGGGTTCGCTGACGGTCCCCACGTAAGCGGCGCGTACGACGGCCCCGACATGGCCCGCGAGGGCTCGGGAACGAACCGCCTCGGGGAGTGGCTCGAAGAAGCGGGCCGCCCGGTCGGCGGCTCGGTGTTGCTCGACACCATCGAGCCCGAGTTCGCCTACGGTCTGCGAAAACCCGGCGAGGAGGTCGTCTACGAGGCCGTCGAGAAACCCAAGGAGAGCCTCGCGAACATCGCCCGCGATCTGGAGGACTCATGA
- a CDS encoding universal stress protein, which produces MSEPLSVETVLVPVDGSDESVTAIEYAVAIAEKYEASVHVVHVLGEELVRGIETDTIDREAVASDTEAFARTAAETAAGTDVEVTSSSAYGFSTTQKTRHPGSAVLDCAEEVDADFLVIPREPSTDGPGDVLERAAEYVLLYASQPVLST; this is translated from the coding sequence ATGAGCGAGCCACTGTCCGTCGAGACCGTCCTCGTCCCGGTCGACGGGAGCGACGAGTCGGTCACCGCGATCGAGTACGCCGTTGCGATCGCCGAGAAGTACGAGGCCTCGGTCCACGTCGTCCACGTCCTCGGCGAGGAACTCGTCCGCGGGATCGAGACCGACACGATCGATCGCGAGGCCGTCGCGAGCGACACCGAGGCCTTCGCCCGGACCGCCGCCGAGACCGCGGCGGGAACCGACGTCGAGGTCACCTCCTCCTCCGCCTACGGGTTTTCGACCACCCAGAAGACCCGCCACCCCGGCAGCGCCGTCCTCGATTGTGCCGAGGAGGTCGACGCCGACTTCCTCGTCATCCCGCGCGAACCCTCGACCGACGGCCCTGGCGACGTCCTCGAACGCGCCGCGGAGTACGTCCTGCTGTATGCGAGCCAGCCCGTCCTCTCGACCTAG
- a CDS encoding GNAT family N-acetyltransferase, with product MTDYDYPEEVTGPFDAPPIAFEDREDRPIEIRVYDEAQFDALCEMYDTFDPADRAQGIPPAREERVRSWLDVILNEGQDVIAVDISGSDGPGDQPEADTPGETDGERVVGHATLVPDGDDATELAIFVHQDYQGAGIGSRLIRALLGYGAEQGIEKVWLTVERWNHPAVNLYESVGFESSSVESFELEMALRLN from the coding sequence ATGACCGACTACGACTACCCCGAGGAGGTCACCGGCCCGTTCGACGCGCCCCCCATCGCGTTCGAGGACCGCGAGGACCGGCCCATCGAGATCAGGGTATACGACGAGGCACAGTTCGACGCTCTCTGTGAGATGTACGACACCTTCGACCCCGCGGACCGCGCCCAGGGGATCCCGCCGGCCCGCGAGGAGCGGGTGCGAAGTTGGCTCGACGTGATCCTCAACGAGGGCCAGGACGTCATCGCGGTCGATATCTCCGGAAGCGACGGACCCGGAGACCAACCGGAGGCGGATACGCCCGGTGAGACGGACGGGGAACGGGTCGTCGGTCACGCCACCCTCGTCCCCGACGGGGACGACGCGACCGAACTCGCCATCTTCGTCCACCAGGACTACCAGGGCGCGGGGATCGGCTCGCGACTCATCCGCGCGCTGTTGGGCTACGGCGCCGAGCAAGGGATCGAGAAGGTCTGGCTGACCGTCGAGCGCTGGAACCACCCGGCGGTGAACCTCTACGAGTCGGTCGGGTTCGAGTCCAGTAGCGTCGAAAGTTTCGAACTCGAGATGGCGCTGCGGTTGAACTAG
- a CDS encoding cysteine hydrolase family protein, whose protein sequence is MEFDPESTVLIVVDMQNGFCHEEGSLYAPASGAAIDPVGEVIETVREAGAQVLYTRDVHPPGQFDGNHYYDEFDRWGEHVLEGSWEAEIVAELAPDEEDHVVEKHTYDAFHDTELEGWLRARGIDDLLICGTLANVCVLHTAGSAGLRDFRPVVIEDSLGYIEEDHREYAVEHSEWLFGEAMRRADIEFE, encoded by the coding sequence ATGGAGTTCGATCCCGAATCGACGGTGCTGATCGTCGTCGACATGCAGAACGGCTTCTGTCACGAGGAGGGGAGCCTGTACGCGCCCGCGAGCGGGGCGGCGATCGACCCGGTAGGGGAGGTCATCGAGACCGTCCGCGAAGCGGGCGCACAGGTGCTCTACACGCGGGACGTCCACCCGCCCGGCCAGTTCGACGGGAACCACTACTACGACGAGTTCGACCGCTGGGGCGAGCACGTCCTCGAAGGGTCGTGGGAGGCGGAAATCGTCGCGGAGCTCGCTCCTGACGAGGAGGATCATGTCGTCGAGAAACACACCTACGACGCCTTCCACGACACCGAACTGGAGGGATGGCTCCGTGCCCGAGGTATCGACGACCTGCTGATCTGTGGCACGCTGGCGAACGTCTGCGTCCTTCATACGGCCGGCAGCGCCGGGTTGCGGGACTTCAGGCCGGTCGTGATCGAGGATTCGTTGGGGTACATCGAGGAGGACCACCGGGAGTACGCCGTCGAGCACTCCGAATGGCTGTTCGGCGAGGCGATGAGAAGGGCCGACATCGAGTTCGAGTGA
- a CDS encoding universal stress protein has protein sequence MFDTVVIATDGSESVDRAVSVALDFAARFDATVHALYVVDSTEVDSSPGELQEDLHDALERQGERALERIDAAADDVVTSVREGRPVAEVCAYALEHDADVVATGTRGRHGENRLLLGSVAEGVVRTCSVPVLTVRQLDDGGETAPA, from the coding sequence ATGTTCGACACCGTCGTCATCGCCACCGACGGCTCCGAGAGCGTCGATCGGGCCGTCAGCGTCGCGCTCGATTTCGCCGCGCGCTTCGATGCGACCGTCCACGCGCTCTACGTCGTCGACTCCACGGAGGTCGATTCCTCTCCCGGGGAGCTTCAGGAAGACCTCCACGACGCCCTCGAGCGACAGGGCGAGCGCGCGCTCGAACGCATCGACGCCGCGGCCGACGACGTCGTCACCAGCGTCCGGGAGGGGCGACCCGTCGCCGAGGTCTGTGCGTACGCCCTCGAACACGACGCCGACGTGGTCGCGACCGGAACCCGCGGGCGCCACGGCGAGAATCGCCTCCTGTTGGGAAGCGTCGCGGAGGGAGTCGTGCGCACCTGCTCGGTGCCCGTCCTCACCGTCCGCCAGCTCGACGACGGAGGCGAGACGGCCCCGGCCTGA
- a CDS encoding lipoate--protein ligase family protein encodes MRVLRGRAESIEADRRVTAGMLERAGETRKPAVRVWTPHRQLAFGRRDANEPDYGEAYEIAEKRGFPPVERSVGGRAVAYTGTTLAFAHVIPIDDPREGLNARYDGASERVREALASLGVTVERGEPPESFCPGAHSLSTDGKIVGIAQRVTSRTALVSGIVVVADRGEIAGVLSPVYNALSISFDPDSVGSVARAGGPDDPERVARAIEDRLVDGTPQKIERIDRKP; translated from the coding sequence ATGCGCGTGCTTCGGGGGCGGGCGGAGTCGATCGAGGCGGACCGTCGGGTGACGGCGGGGATGCTCGAACGGGCCGGCGAAACCCGCAAGCCAGCGGTCCGGGTCTGGACGCCCCATCGCCAGCTCGCCTTCGGTCGCCGGGACGCGAACGAACCGGACTACGGCGAAGCCTACGAAATCGCCGAGAAACGAGGGTTTCCGCCGGTGGAGCGAAGCGTCGGCGGCCGGGCGGTCGCCTACACCGGGACGACGCTCGCGTTCGCCCATGTGATCCCCATCGACGACCCCCGTGAGGGATTGAACGCCCGGTACGACGGGGCGAGCGAGCGGGTGCGGGAGGCGCTCGCCAGCCTCGGCGTCACCGTCGAGCGCGGCGAACCCCCCGAGAGCTTCTGTCCGGGCGCCCACTCGCTGAGTACGGACGGAAAGATCGTCGGGATCGCCCAGCGCGTTACCAGTAGAACCGCGCTCGTCTCGGGGATCGTCGTCGTCGCCGACCGCGGGGAGATCGCGGGCGTGCTTTCTCCCGTGTACAATGCCCTCTCGATCTCCTTCGATCCCGACTCGGTGGGTAGCGTCGCACGGGCGGGCGGGCCGGATGACCCCGAGCGGGTCGCCCGGGCGATCGAGGACCGCTTGGTCGACGGCACTCCACAGAAGATCGAGCGGATCGACCGAAAGCCGTAG
- a CDS encoding dihydroorotase, translated as MLIANATLADGRTVDVRVEGERIDAVEPSLPGEADVDADGKLLLPGAIDAHVHFREPGFPHKETWKTGSRSAAAGGVTTVVDQPNTDPPTTDGAGFDAKAELARKSLVDYGINGGVIEDWNPDELFSRPVLALGEVFLADSTGGMGIGRESFEEAVSRAAREGVTVTVHAEDATLFDEETLERAGEKVGREADADAWSGFRTAEAEAAAVELACEVGGRSDAEIHVAHTSTPEGIDIATEAGATCEVCPHHLFLSRADLDELGTFGRMNPPLRSEERREAVAERVQDGTVDVVATDHAPHTREEKEAGVREAPSGVPGVETMVPLLLAAAERGELTRERVRDLVAANPARVFDLPRKGEVREGMDADLALYDPEQVETIRGETLHSKAGWTPFEGHEGVFPEVTLVRGSIVYERGSGGERFGEAVGRNVRE; from the coding sequence ATGCTCATCGCGAACGCCACGCTGGCCGACGGGCGGACGGTCGACGTCCGGGTCGAGGGCGAGCGGATCGACGCCGTAGAGCCCTCGCTTCCGGGCGAGGCCGACGTCGACGCCGACGGGAAGCTCCTCCTGCCGGGCGCGATCGACGCCCACGTCCACTTCCGCGAACCGGGATTTCCCCACAAGGAGACGTGGAAAACGGGCTCGAGGAGCGCCGCCGCGGGCGGGGTCACGACCGTGGTGGATCAGCCCAACACCGACCCGCCGACTACTGATGGGGCAGGCTTCGACGCGAAGGCCGAACTAGCTCGAAAATCGCTGGTCGACTACGGGATCAACGGCGGCGTGATCGAGGACTGGAATCCCGACGAACTGTTCTCCCGCCCGGTCCTCGCGCTCGGGGAGGTCTTCCTCGCCGATTCGACCGGCGGGATGGGGATCGGGCGCGAGTCCTTCGAGGAGGCGGTCTCGCGGGCCGCTCGGGAGGGCGTGACCGTGACCGTCCACGCCGAGGACGCCACGCTGTTCGACGAGGAGACGCTCGAACGCGCAGGCGAGAAGGTCGGCCGGGAGGCCGACGCCGACGCCTGGAGCGGGTTTCGCACTGCTGAGGCCGAGGCCGCGGCGGTCGAACTCGCCTGCGAGGTCGGCGGCCGGAGCGACGCCGAGATCCACGTCGCCCACACATCGACGCCCGAAGGAATCGACATCGCCACGGAGGCCGGCGCGACCTGCGAGGTCTGCCCGCACCACCTCTTCCTCTCGCGGGCGGACCTCGACGAGTTGGGTACGTTCGGAAGAATGAACCCGCCGCTCAGGAGCGAGGAGCGCAGGGAAGCGGTCGCAGAGCGGGTGCAGGACGGTACCGTCGACGTCGTCGCGACAGATCACGCCCCCCACACCCGCGAGGAGAAGGAGGCCGGGGTGCGCGAGGCCCCGAGCGGCGTCCCCGGCGTCGAGACGATGGTCCCCCTCCTGCTGGCGGCGGCCGAACGCGGCGAACTGACCCGCGAGCGGGTGCGCGACCTGGTCGCCGCGAACCCCGCTCGGGTGTTCGATCTACCGCGGAAAGGGGAAGTCAGGGAAGGGATGGACGCGGATCTGGCGCTCTACGACCCCGAGCAGGTCGAGACGATCCGCGGGGAGACGCTGCACTCGAAGGCGGGATGGACGCCCTTCGAGGGTCACGAGGGCGTCTTCCCCGAGGTGACGCTGGTTCGGGGATCGATCGTCTACGAGCGCGGTTCGGGCGGGGAGCGGTTCGGCGAGGCGGTCGGGCGGAACGTACGGGAGTGA